Genomic segment of Rhodococcus sp. W8901:
TGCCCGACTACCTCGGCGACGCGCGCGACAAGTACGCCGCCGACGCCACCTCGGTCGGCAAGGTGTCCAACGCGAGCCTCGAGAAGGTCGCGCAGCTGCAGCCGGACCTGATCCTCTCCGCCGAGGTCCGCGACGGAAAGAACTACGAGGCGCTCTCCGCCCTCGCCCCGACGGTGTTCTCCCAGTCGACCGGCCCCACGTGGAAGGACAACATCCGCCTCGTCGCGAAGGCTCTCGGCAAGGAGGATCTGGCCGAGCAGAAGATCGGCGAATACGAGGCCCGGGCGAAGGCGATCGGCAACGAGATCAACGCCAAGGCGGACAACCCCGACGTCTCCGTCGTGCGCTTTGCCGGCGAGCCGACCGCCCGCCTCTACCGGACGACGTCGTTCAGCGGCATCGTCCTCGCCGACGCCGGACTGGCCCGGCCGGACAGCCAGGGCCCGGACCCGGCCGACGCCGGCAGCATCATGAACTCGATCAGCCCCGAGCGGATCAACGAGGCCGACGCCGACGTCGTCTTCGTCGCGACGTACGAGGATCCCGAGGGCAAGTCGATGAAGGCGGCGGAGGCCTTCCTGCAGAACCCACTGTGGGGGACGCTGAAGGGCCGCATCGTGGAGGTCGACGACGCGATGTGGATGACGCCGGTCAGCATCCAGGGCGCGCACAAGATCCTCTACGACCTCGCGCAGGCATTCGGGGTGGATCCGCACAACGGCTAACCTGAGTCGGCCGCACCCGCCGAGCTCGTCGAACAGGAAGTCGTCGCATTGTCCAGTTCCCAGCCCGTCCGCACCGTCCGTCGAACCGCCGTGGCCGCGATGGCGGCCGCGACGCTGGTGGGACTCGCCGGCTGCAGCAATACGCCGGACGACGACGCGAGCACGATCGTGCGGACCACGACGAAGATCGCCGGCGCGGGTGTCGTGGGCATCGAACGCGACACCCACGCCGCGTGTGCGCCGGCCACCCCGGCCGACCCCGGGGCCCCGGATCCGCAGCGCATCGTCGTACTCGACAGCGCCGCAATGGATTCGGTATGCGCACTGGGACTGTGGCAGCGCGTCGTGGGTGCCGCGACGTCCGACGCCGGAACCCCGCAGCCGTCGTACCTCGGTGCCGGGGTCTCGGCGCTGCCGAGCGTCGGACCGGCCGGCTCCCCCGACGTCGGCCTGATCGCGGCGGCCGCCCCCGACCTGATCCTGGGCTCCGAACCGGCCGATCCGGCACTCGCCGACCGCCTTCGGGCGGTGGCACCCACCGTGTTCGTCGGCGCCGACCCGGTGCAGTGGAAGGACCGCTTCCTCGCATCAGGGAAGGCGCTGGGTCGCGGCATCTCCGCGCAGCAGGCTCTCGACGCCTACACCGCGGATGCCGCCCGAGTCGGGGCCGAGATCAACGCCCGGCAGACGCAGGCGTCGGTGGTCCGGTTCGGTTCGGATTCCTTGGCGATCGAGGGGCCGGGCAGCTTCTCGGGTCAGGTCCTGGCCGACACCGGCGTACAGCGACCGGCGTATCAGCGACTCGACGTGGCGTCCAAGGACATCGACGATCTCGGCGACGCGGAGGGCGATCTGATCTATGTCAGCTTCGACGGACCGGGCGGGCTCGAACACGGAACGTCGGTCATGGAGTCCGACGACTGGCACGAACTCGGTGCCGTGACCGACAAGCGCGTCTTCGCCGTCGACGACGCGATCTGGAACGACGGCAAC
This window contains:
- a CDS encoding ABC transporter substrate-binding protein is translated as MAAVGVAVSLALTGCSSSGSTADTTASATDEFPRTVQHFRGATDIDAQPQRIVTLDNSYADAVLLLESPLVGYVDYRGQGLPDYLGDARDKYAADATSVGKVSNASLEKVAQLQPDLILSAEVRDGKNYEALSALAPTVFSQSTGPTWKDNIRLVAKALGKEDLAEQKIGEYEARAKAIGNEINAKADNPDVSVVRFAGEPTARLYRTTSFSGIVLADAGLARPDSQGPDPADAGSIMNSISPERINEADADVVFVATYEDPEGKSMKAAEAFLQNPLWGTLKGRIVEVDDAMWMTPVSIQGAHKILYDLAQAFGVDPHNG
- a CDS encoding ABC transporter substrate-binding protein; this encodes MAAATLVGLAGCSNTPDDDASTIVRTTTKIAGAGVVGIERDTHAACAPATPADPGAPDPQRIVVLDSAAMDSVCALGLWQRVVGAATSDAGTPQPSYLGAGVSALPSVGPAGSPDVGLIAAAAPDLILGSEPADPALADRLRAVAPTVFVGADPVQWKDRFLASGKALGRGISAQQALDAYTADAARVGAEINARQTQASVVRFGSDSLAIEGPGSFSGQVLADTGVQRPAYQRLDVASKDIDDLGDAEGDLIYVSFDGPGGLEHGTSVMESDDWHELGAVTDKRVFAVDDAIWNDGNGLVAARAVVTDLQRSLNEYVS